CTGTGGAGGAGTGGTTTGACCATCTGCTACCCATTGTTGCCTCCCGGCAGGCATCGCAGGGAGGGCCTGTGGTTGCGGTGCAGATCGAGAACGAATACGGCAGTTACGGGGACGACCACGACTACCTGCGGTGGAACCGCCAAGCGCTCCAGGAGCGCGGCATCACTGAGCTGCTCTTTACGGCAGACGGAGGCACGGACTACTTCCTCGACGGCGGCTCGATAGAGGGTACGTGGGCCGCGGCTACGTTGGGGAGCCGCGGTGATGAAGCCATCGAAACATGGAAGCGGCGGCGGCCGGGAGAACCTTTCTTCACGGTGGAATTTTGGGGTGGATGGTTTGACCATTGGGGCGAGCACCATCACCGGCGGGACCCCGAAGAAGCGGCCGCCGAGGCTCGCCGCATCCTCGAGCCCGGTGGTTCCCTCTGCGTTTACATGGCCCACGGAGGAACAAACTTCGGCCTGGGCTCCGGCAGCAACCATGACGGCCGCCTGCTCCAACCCACGGTCACAAGCTACGACTCCGACGCTCCGATCGCCGAGGACGGCAGCCTCACACCGAAGTTCCATGCCTTCCGGCGGGAGTTCCACCGGGCGCAGGGAATCCAGGACCTCCCCGAGCCGCCCGCCGATCTTCTGACCCCGCCTCCGGTTCTCCCCGCCCGCACGCTGACGCTCTCGGAAGGCCAGGGCCTGTGGGATTCGGCCCGCGGTTCCGGCAAGCCGGTCACCAGCGTCAGGCCGCTCAGCTTCGAGGAGCTGGGGCTCGACGGCGGCATGGTGCTTTACGAGGCAACGGCGATCCTCCCGGGCCGACCGGGCGCTCCTGCGGAAAGCCGCATCAGGATTTCCGGGCTGAACGATCGCGCGTACCTCCGGGTCGATGGCCGTTACGTGGGGGTCCTGGATGACGTCACGGGCACTGAAGGAATTGCCGTCACCGGAGAGGGTGCCCCGGCCAAACTGGAAATCCTCGTCGAGAACCTGGGCCGCATCAACTACGGTCCTTTGACGGGGCACGGCAAGGGCATCCTGGGCGGCGTCCTGATCAACCAGCGCTATACATTCCATTGGACGCAGACCCCTGTTGCGTTGGCCGATTGGACGCAGGAGAACCTTCAGGGTCTTGCCGAAGCCTCCTTTGAAGTATCCGAGCCGGCGGATACCCATATTGCCCTTCCGCAGTCCACCAAGGGATTCATCTGGCTCAACGGTTTCCTCCTTGGCCGTTTCTGGAACAAAGGCCCGCAAGCAGCGCTGTATGCACCGGCCCCTTTGCTGAGGGCTGGCCTCAACAGCATCAGGGTCCTCGAATTGGAGAAGGCGGGGAACGTCGTCGAACTCCGGGAAAAACCGGACCTGGGGCCGGCCGAGGCAGGTCCCATAGCCGCGGCCGAGCTGGGCTGATGCCGAACATCCCGGCTCGACCCAAAGCTGGAAAGCCCGCGCCAATCGGGTCTTGAGGTCTCGTCAGGACCTCCGAAGCTGGCTATCCTGAACCCTGTTGCCAATTGTTTGGACACTGACGGCTGCTAAGAGGCCGGTCCTGATGCCGGGGAGGTGGATTTGATGACTGCCATAGTACTGCGCGCCCCGCTCACAGTCGCGGCGCATCATCACACCACCACCCACGTCCCGGCATCCACCTGCCAGAGCTAGGTCTGCCGGGCCTCACAAGAGGCACTGAATTGCATACTTACGCTTCATCAAGCGACCGCTCCATTACTGAAAACAGCGCGGCTGTAAACAGCGCAGCTCCGCCGGCTCATGGCCCCATCGAATACGGTTTCACTCCCGCCACGGCCGGGCATTTCCGCGACAACCCCGTCCCGGAGAAGGGAGATTGCACGCCCGGCCGGATCGTCAGGCTGGACAGGAACCGAGTCCTTGTCGCATCCGGCGAGTGCCTGCTGCACCTGCCGTACCCCTCCCACGGGCCTGCCCCTGCCACGGGCGACTGGGTCTGGCTGGGCCGTAACACGGCAGGTGAGCCTGCCGTCGTCGCGATCCTCCCGCGCCTGTCGGCACTTAGCCGTAAACGCGCCTTCGAGTCCTCCTCCGAGGAGCAGGTCCTCGGGGCAAACATCGACATCGTGGCGGTAGTGGTCCCCATGGACCGTCCACTGACCCACAACCGGCTCGAACGAACCCTCGTAGCCGCTTGGGATTCAGGGGCAACGCCGCTGGTGGTCATCACCAAGGCGGACCTTGCCAACATCGCAGACGACGTCGTGGGGGAAGTGCTGCTGCAGGCAGCCGGCGTGGACGTTGTCACCACCTCGGCGGAACAGGGCGACGGCATCGACGAGCTCCTGAGGCACATCCCGGCGGGGGCGACCCTCGTGATGTTGGGACCCTCCGGTGCCGGTAAATCCACGCTCATCAACGCGCTCACGGGGAGCCGGCAGCAGGCCACGGGTGCAGTACGCGCCGGCGACGGCAAGGGCAGGCACACCACGACGTCCCGTGAACTGGTTCCCCTCCCCGGTGGAGCCGTGCTGATGGACACGCCCGGAGTCCGCGGCTTCGGCCTCTTTGATGCTGACGACGGCATGGAAGAGATGTTCGGCGATCTGGAAGAGCTTTTTGAACAATGCAGGTTCTCTGATTGCTCCCACCAGGCAGAGCCTGGCTGTGCTGTGCTGGAGGCCCTGGCCGTCGGTTCCCTGGACCAGCGGAGGTGGGACAGCTACCTGAAACTGCAACGAGAATTGGCCGCACTCAACCGGAAGCACGACGCTGCTGCGCGCCGTGCCTACCAGCGGGAATGGCACCAGAAAGTGGTGTCGGCCGAACGAGGGCAACGCGCCGCCGAAAGGTACCGCCATGATCGGGCTGAGGAGAGGTCGGCCAGGAAGGGAAAGCGCCGGAAGCGGTGACGATTATTGCCGATTCATTACGGAATACGTGGCGCCGCTGACATCGCAAGGCCCGCTGGCTACTCTGGGGGAAGATCGGCTTTACAGCCAAAGTCAGTGTGCTTATGATCATTTGGCTCTACCGTCCGAGGATGTCGACTTACAGATAGGTAAGCCCAGGTATGGCTGAAGCCATGATTGAGTTCCAGAGCGTGACCAAGCGGTACCAGGGGGGACAGCCGGCGGTTGACGATCTGACCATGTCCATCGACAAAGGCGCCATCACAGTCTTCGTCGGTCCCTCGGGCTGCGGCAAGACCACCTCGCTCCGGATGATCAACCGCATGGTGGAGCCCACTTCAGGCTCCATCACGGTGGACGGCAAAGACGTTTCCCACGTTCCGGCGGCGCAACTCCGCCGCTCCATGGGCTACGTCATGCAGTCAGCAGGCCTGCTTCCCCACCGATCCGTCCTGGACAACATCGCCACGGTTCCCCGGCTCAACGGCGTGCCCAAGGCAGCGGCGCGGAAACGCGCCGCTGAACTGCTCGACGTCGTCGGGCTGGCTTCCAGCCTCGGCAAACGGTACCCGTCACAGTTGTCCGGCGGACAGCAGCAGCGCGTTGGCGTAGCCCGTGCGCTCGCCGCCGATCCACCGGTCCTCCTCATGGACGAACCTTTCAGCGCCGTGGATCCGGTGGTCCGCGACGAGCTCCAGCAGGAACTGCTGAGACTGCAGCGGGAGTTGGCCAAGACCATCGTGTTCGTCACCCACGACATCGACGAGGCGACCGTCCTGGGGGACAAGGTGGCGGTCTTTGCCGTGGGCGGAAAGCTGGCCCAGTACTCGGCACCTGAAGAGATCCTCCGGGCACCTGCCAACGACTTCGTTGCCTCCTTCGTGGGCAGGGACCGGGGCTTCCGGCACCTCGCCTTCAACGCTGCCGACTCCGTGCAACTGCACCCCGTCACTATGGTGAGTGTCTCCGACGGGCACCACGCCGGCCGCGAATCGGGGGAGTGGGCGCTGGTGGTGGATCAGGATTCCCGGCCTCTGGGTTGGTCATCGCCCCGCGACGGCGCCGGCATCATTCCCGGGGGTTCGCTGTTCCGCAAGGGGGACACGCTGCGCCGGGCTTTGGATGCGGCACTGTCCTCGCCGTCGGGGTTGGGCGTCGCAGTGGACGACGACGGCAGGGTTGCCGGAGTCCTCAAGGCGCCGGAAGTCCTTGCCCTCATCGAGGAAGTCCGCCGCCACCGCGAGGACGCCACCTGATGGAGTGGTTCATCGCGAACAGCGCAATGGTGTTCGGCCTCGCGGGACAGCACCTGGTCCTGGCGGTCGTTCCCATGGTCCTTGGACTGTTGATCTCCATCCCACTGGCCCAATTGGCCCGCCGCAACCGTACGCTGCGGTCCGTGGTGGCCACAGCCACGTCCCTGCTTTACACCATTCCGTCCTTGGCGCTGTTCATCATCCTGCCAACCATCCTCGGCACCCGGATCCTCGATCCCCTCAACGTCGTTGTGGCGTTGACTATCTATGCCGTGGCACTCCTGGTCAGGGCAGCCATGGATGCCTTCGATTCCGTGGACGACGACCTCCGGAACGCGGCCGTCGCCATGGGTTTCAAGCCTTTGGCCCGTTTCTTCCAGGTGGACCTTCCGTTGTCCCTGCCGGTCCTGTTCGCCGGCCTTCGCGTCGTTTCGGTCAGCAACATTTCGCTGGTGAGCGTAGCCGCCCTGCTGGGAGTGGGGAACCTGGGAATCCTGTTCACGGACGGCCTCCAGCGCACCTTCGTGACTGAGGTTGTTGTTGGCATCATCGCCATCCTGGTGCTGGCCTTGGTGATGGACGGAATCCTGGTGGTCCTGGAACGCGTCCTGACGCCGTGGACCCGGGCATCGGGAACGGGCGGCCGCCCGGCCACCCAGGCGTCAGTCACCGAACCAAAGGCAGGGACCGCCGTCGTCAGCCGTCCGGAACCGGGGGCGTCGGCATGAGCAACGTCTTCACCGACACCGTGGCATGGTTGGCCGATCCACTCCATTGGAGCGGCAGCGGCGGTATCCCCGTCCGCCTGGCCGAGCATCTGCAGTACAGCGGGCTGGTCTTGCTGATTGCAGCTGCCATCTCCATTCCGGTGGGACTCTTCATCGGCCACACCGGACGCGGGCGCGTCGTAGCCGTAGCCTTGGCAGGCGCCTTGCGGGCCTTGCCCACCCTGGGTCTGCTGGTGCTGTTCGCACTGCTGGCCGGCAGCGGACTGATGCCTCCCGTGTGGGCCCTGGTGATCCTCACCGTTCCGCCGTTGCTCGCCGGTACGTACGCAGGCATTTCCAGCGTTGACCGTTCAGTAGTGGACGGGGCGCGTGCCATGGGCATGACCGAACTCCAGATCCTGTTCAAGGTGGAGGTGCCCAACGGGCTGCAGGTGATGTTCGGCGGTATCCGAACAGCTGTGTTGCAGGTGATCGCCACAGTGTCGGTGGTCGCCTACCTGCCCCTGGGCGGCTTTGGCCGCTACTTGTTCGACGGGCTGGTCCTGCAGGACTTCCCGCGCATGCTTGCCGGTTCCTTCCTCATCGCGGCCCTCGCGATCGCCGTGGACCTCATCCTCGCCGCCGTTCAACGCCTGGCCCTGTCACCGGGGCTCACCCTCGATTCACGCGGAAGCCACAAGGCAACCGCCGATTCCACAGCCACAGCTCCCGCAGGGGCTGCCGTTCAAGGAGGTACATCATGAAACACACCAACCCCACGTCCCTTACACGCCGGGGCCTCGGCGGCCTGGCAGCCGGCCTCGGTGTGGCACTTGCGCTGAGCGCATGCGGTGGCGGCACCCCCTTGGATTCGCCCTCCACCTCGGCAGGTACCGGGTCTGCGGACTCCGGGGCTCCTCTGGTAGTGGGCTCGGCCGACTTCCCTGAAAGCCAGGTCATCGGTGAGATCTACGCCGGCGCGCTCAACGCAGCCGGCGTCACAGCCAGCACCAAGCCCAACATCGGCTCGCGGGAGATCTACTTCAAGGCCGTCCAGGACGGCTCGGTGGACATTGTTCCGGACTATTCCGGCAACCTCCTGTCCTACGTGGACACCGAGGCCACCGAAGTTTCGGCCGAAGACGTCTACAAGGCCCTTCCGGGGAAGCTGCCCGAGGGGCTGGCCGTCCTTGAACCGGCGAAGGCCGAGTCCAAGGACGCAATGGTGGTCACCAAGGCTACGGCAGAAAAGTACCAGTTGAAGTCCATCGAGGACCTCGCCAAGGTGTGCAAGGACTTCACCATGGCAGCGCCGGCCACTTTCGAGACACGCGCTTACGGCTTCCCCGGTTTGAAGAAGAACTACAACTGCGAACTGAAGGGCCTGCAGCCCTTCAACGACGGCGGCGGCAACCTGACGCTCCAGGCACTCCTGGAAGACAAGGTGCAGGTGGCCGACATCTACACCACCACCCCGTCCATCGCCGACAACGACCTCGTGGTCCTCGAAGATCCGAAGAACAACTTCAAGGCCCAGCAGGTCCTCCCGCTCTACAACAAGTCCAAGATGACGGACAAGGCGAAGGAAGCGCTCAACAACGTTTCCAAGATCCTCACCACCGAGGACCTGATCAACCTGAACCGCTCCGTCAGCGGTGACCAGAAGCAGAGCGCCAAGGATGCTGCCGCCGCATGGCTGAAGGACAAGGGCATCGTCAAGTAGCACTTGGGTGAAACCGCGTACGACGGCGGTGACGGACCCGCGGGGGTCTGTCACCGCCGTCGGTCTATCTGTGAGTGATGTCTCAACGGAAGCGCATGACCCCTGTGGCATATTTGAGGGATGGCGAATTTCAAGCAGTCCACCAAGCTTCATAATGTCCTCTACGACATCCGTGGACCGATTCTTCAGGCCGCCCAGCAAATGGAGGCGGAGGGTCACAGGATCCTCAAACTGAACATCGGAAACCCGGCACCCTTTGGGTTTGAAGCGCCTGACGCCATCTTGGTGGACATGATCCGCCACCTTCCCAATGCCCAGGGCTACAGTGACTCCCGCGGTATCTTCTCCGCCCGTACGGCCGTGTCGCAGTACTACCAGACGCGCGGCATCCAGAACATCCATGTGGATGATATCTACCTGGGCAACGGGGTCAGCGAACTCATCACCATGTCCCTCATGGCGTTGCTCGAGGACGGGGACGAAGTCCTCATCCCCACCCCGGATTACCCCTTGTGGACGGCGTCCGTCTCTTTGGCAGGCGGCCGTCCCGTCCACTACCTGACCGACGAAGAATCGGGATGGCAGCCGGATCTTGATGACATGGAATCGAAGATCACGCCACGCACCAAGGGCATCGTCGTCATCAATCCCAACAACCCCACGGGAGCGGTCTACCCCGAAGAGACCTTGAAGAAGATTGTCGCCCTGGCCGAAAAGCACGGGCTGGTGATTTTCGCCGACGAGATCTACGAGAAGATCCTGTACGAAGACGCCGTCCACGTGAACCTGGCGGGCCTGACCGGCGATGACGTGCTGTGCCTGACGTTCAGCGGACTGTCCAAGGCGTACCGCGTTTGTGGCTACCGGGCCGGCTGGATGGCCATCTCCGGCCCCAAGAAGGACGCCGCGGACTACCTTGAAGGCATCAACCTCCTGGCGAACATGCGC
This is a stretch of genomic DNA from Paenarthrobacter ureafaciens. It encodes these proteins:
- a CDS encoding ABC transporter permease yields the protein MSNVFTDTVAWLADPLHWSGSGGIPVRLAEHLQYSGLVLLIAAAISIPVGLFIGHTGRGRVVAVALAGALRALPTLGLLVLFALLAGSGLMPPVWALVILTVPPLLAGTYAGISSVDRSVVDGARAMGMTELQILFKVEVPNGLQVMFGGIRTAVLQVIATVSVVAYLPLGGFGRYLFDGLVLQDFPRMLAGSFLIAALAIAVDLILAAVQRLALSPGLTLDSRGSHKATADSTATAPAGAAVQGGTS
- a CDS encoding ABC transporter substrate-binding protein, producing MKHTNPTSLTRRGLGGLAAGLGVALALSACGGGTPLDSPSTSAGTGSADSGAPLVVGSADFPESQVIGEIYAGALNAAGVTASTKPNIGSREIYFKAVQDGSVDIVPDYSGNLLSYVDTEATEVSAEDVYKALPGKLPEGLAVLEPAKAESKDAMVVTKATAEKYQLKSIEDLAKVCKDFTMAAPATFETRAYGFPGLKKNYNCELKGLQPFNDGGGNLTLQALLEDKVQVADIYTTTPSIADNDLVVLEDPKNNFKAQQVLPLYNKSKMTDKAKEALNNVSKILTTEDLINLNRSVSGDQKQSAKDAAAAWLKDKGIVK
- a CDS encoding glycoside hydrolase family 35 protein, with protein sequence MSKALLSYHDAVLYRSGEPYRILAGAIHYFRVHPELWQDRLRRLKAMGANTVDTYVAWNFHQPKKDQAPDFTGWRDLGRFIDTAAGEGLDVIVRPGPYICAEWDNGGFPAWLTGMHGIGLRCMDPDFTEAVEEWFDHLLPIVASRQASQGGPVVAVQIENEYGSYGDDHDYLRWNRQALQERGITELLFTADGGTDYFLDGGSIEGTWAAATLGSRGDEAIETWKRRRPGEPFFTVEFWGGWFDHWGEHHHRRDPEEAAAEARRILEPGGSLCVYMAHGGTNFGLGSGSNHDGRLLQPTVTSYDSDAPIAEDGSLTPKFHAFRREFHRAQGIQDLPEPPADLLTPPPVLPARTLTLSEGQGLWDSARGSGKPVTSVRPLSFEELGLDGGMVLYEATAILPGRPGAPAESRIRISGLNDRAYLRVDGRYVGVLDDVTGTEGIAVTGEGAPAKLEILVENLGRINYGPLTGHGKGILGGVLINQRYTFHWTQTPVALADWTQENLQGLAEASFEVSEPADTHIALPQSTKGFIWLNGFLLGRFWNKGPQAALYAPAPLLRAGLNSIRVLELEKAGNVVELREKPDLGPAEAGPIAAAELG
- the rsgA gene encoding ribosome small subunit-dependent GTPase A produces the protein MHTYASSSDRSITENSAAVNSAAPPAHGPIEYGFTPATAGHFRDNPVPEKGDCTPGRIVRLDRNRVLVASGECLLHLPYPSHGPAPATGDWVWLGRNTAGEPAVVAILPRLSALSRKRAFESSSEEQVLGANIDIVAVVVPMDRPLTHNRLERTLVAAWDSGATPLVVITKADLANIADDVVGEVLLQAAGVDVVTTSAEQGDGIDELLRHIPAGATLVMLGPSGAGKSTLINALTGSRQQATGAVRAGDGKGRHTTTSRELVPLPGGAVLMDTPGVRGFGLFDADDGMEEMFGDLEELFEQCRFSDCSHQAEPGCAVLEALAVGSLDQRRWDSYLKLQRELAALNRKHDAAARRAYQREWHQKVVSAERGQRAAERYRHDRAEERSARKGKRRKR
- a CDS encoding pyridoxal phosphate-dependent aminotransferase, which encodes MANFKQSTKLHNVLYDIRGPILQAAQQMEAEGHRILKLNIGNPAPFGFEAPDAILVDMIRHLPNAQGYSDSRGIFSARTAVSQYYQTRGIQNIHVDDIYLGNGVSELITMSLMALLEDGDEVLIPTPDYPLWTASVSLAGGRPVHYLTDEESGWQPDLDDMESKITPRTKGIVVINPNNPTGAVYPEETLKKIVALAEKHGLVIFADEIYEKILYEDAVHVNLAGLTGDDVLCLTFSGLSKAYRVCGYRAGWMAISGPKKDAADYLEGINLLANMRLCANVPAQHAIQTALGGYQSINDLILPGGRLLEQRNKAHDLLNAIPGVSTQQARGALYLFPKLDPEVYHIRDDEKFVLDLLREQKILVSHGRAFNWVRPDHFRMVTLPNVKDIEEAIGRMADFLSRYPGN
- a CDS encoding ABC transporter permease, whose protein sequence is MEWFIANSAMVFGLAGQHLVLAVVPMVLGLLISIPLAQLARRNRTLRSVVATATSLLYTIPSLALFIILPTILGTRILDPLNVVVALTIYAVALLVRAAMDAFDSVDDDLRNAAVAMGFKPLARFFQVDLPLSLPVLFAGLRVVSVSNISLVSVAALLGVGNLGILFTDGLQRTFVTEVVVGIIAILVLALVMDGILVVLERVLTPWTRASGTGGRPATQASVTEPKAGTAVVSRPEPGASA
- a CDS encoding ABC transporter ATP-binding protein, which gives rise to MAEAMIEFQSVTKRYQGGQPAVDDLTMSIDKGAITVFVGPSGCGKTTSLRMINRMVEPTSGSITVDGKDVSHVPAAQLRRSMGYVMQSAGLLPHRSVLDNIATVPRLNGVPKAAARKRAAELLDVVGLASSLGKRYPSQLSGGQQQRVGVARALAADPPVLLMDEPFSAVDPVVRDELQQELLRLQRELAKTIVFVTHDIDEATVLGDKVAVFAVGGKLAQYSAPEEILRAPANDFVASFVGRDRGFRHLAFNAADSVQLHPVTMVSVSDGHHAGRESGEWALVVDQDSRPLGWSSPRDGAGIIPGGSLFRKGDTLRRALDAALSSPSGLGVAVDDDGRVAGVLKAPEVLALIEEVRRHREDAT